CATTGATGTAATTGTTGTTGCCGCGGTCTTCAATAGCGTCATTGCCAGAGCCTTCGTACAACTGGCCATTGTCTCCAATAACAGTGGTGATTTCTTTCCAGGTAGCGAATCTACGATCAATGAAAGGACCGCCAAAGAATGGATCTGTGAAAGCAATTACGTGAACGCCTTGAGATAGAACTTGGTCTAATGTAAGGATTGAGCCATCAGAGAAAGTAAATGTCTCAACTCTTTGGGCTCCTCCGGCAAGCCCAGCATTAAGAACAATTTTTTCTCCTGATGCTATATCAATGTTGAGGTCGTATTGTGTAACAGCGCCAGATGCCACTGGGGGAGACCAGAAGTAAAGACTGGACTGAGTAATGCCAGCTCCAAAGTTGACAGTATCTGAGTCTCCCGGTGTGTATGCCGGACCAGTTCTGCGAATTACAGTAGTGCCAGTTCCAAGGCCCACGTTAACATCGACATGCCCTGTTCCAAGGTTGATACCAGCGTTTGTACCAACTGTTATGTTTGCACTGCCTGTTTGTGTGCTTCCTGGATTAAACCAGAATTGATTGCCTACGCCTGTATCTAAGACTGTGTTGTCGCCTATCCCGCTTACTCCGGCAACAGTGCTGCCTAAGAAAATTTGATTGTTAAATCCGGCAGAATTGACTGTATTGTCTCCGGAGCCGGCAAGGATCGTATTGCTAGAGCCAATGACATTATATGTGTTGTTGCTGTTGCCACCATATATGAAGTCACTATTTCCGCTGACGTTAACAGTATTTTCAACGGTGCCTATTCTGAGTGTGCTATTCGAGCCAGAAAGATTGATCGTTTCTCTGACATATGAACCGCTGTGATCGTATGAGACTGTAGAACCGGAGGCCTCAAAAGTCAGCCCAGCTTGACCGAATTGCTCAGCTGTGAGAGTCGTACCGTTAGCAAAAGAGTAACTACTGATTTGTTTGGCTGCAGACTGTGCCAGTTCGCCACGTAAAATCAATTGATCTGAAGTGGACTGACCAAACTGTACAATCAAATCAGAGCCCTGAGCAGACAAAGCCACTGAGCTAAAGTCAAGTCCTGTACCAAAGCTCACACTGTCAGTATGAGGCTGTAAATTGACGTTGCCAGCTTTGAAGTTCATGACTCCTGTGCCTTGGCCAAAGTTTAATTGGTTGTCTCCAATGTTTCCCTGAATATTGGTTGTGCCCGCGCCTTCAGCAGAGATATTTGCAGATCCTGAACCAAGGTAGATGTAGTTTAACCCACCACCTACATTAATATCATATGCACCGGTCTGGGTAGTCAACCAAGTGTTAGAGCCAGAGCCATTGTATATAACATTGCCGGAGCCGAGGAGAACATAGCTGCTATTGCCAAAAGAAGTTACTGTTTCATCGATAGTGACACCACTTCTGTCAATGGTAGTACCGTCAAGATGATAGACAGGATTTACTCCGAAAGCGTCTATAACACTTTTGAGAGACGGGCTACTTAGTGAAATAGTGTCGTAGAAGTTTTGAAAGTTTGAAACGTCCAAAAGTCCCAAACCACGAAGACTTCGGAGAAACTCTGCTGTTTTCAATGCAGCAGTAGAAGCATCGCTAGTTTCTAGATTGATTAAGTACGAAGCGACTCCGTCTAAGTTATAGTTGGGCTGCTCGGTAGTTTGATTGTAAAATGCGTCTGCTGCAAGAATGCTGCTTATGTCGCTCAAAGGACCATTGTCAAACATTAATTGCCCATAGACAAAATCTTTAATCTCGGTATAAATAGGTTCTAGTATTAGCTGGTGTTCGAACCCTGGTGCACTGCCTGTTCCTGGAAACGTCAATTCACTTACACCAGCAAATTTTTTAATTACTCCAAAAACTTTGCCATCCATATGCAATACGTTCGGGGCATTTTCAGACCCCGTCCATTTCGCTAGAAGTTGGTCAAGCAATTTATCTTGAATCTCAAGATTTGATTCGTTAAGGAAGGAGTTTAGAACAGACTGTAGCTGTCCTGTAGTGTCAGCCTGCATAGCCTGGCTCAAGCTACTTACAAATCCTGAACCAGCTGCACTAGGCAAAGCATCGATTTCTGATGAAAGGGTCAGGAGTTCACGCTGATGAGTATCCGCGGTATCTTGCTGTAAAAGATAACTTGCAATACTCGAAGAAGTGCCACCTGCGTACGTAAAGGTGCTCACAGAAATTTGTGTGTTGCCTGATGCATCAACTAAATTTGTACTGTTTTTGGCTAAACTAATTGAAGTGATACCGAGTTCTGAAAGTGATTGATTGAAACCATCAGCCTTCTGAACGATAAGCTGCGAAAAACTCTCATCGCTTGCATCTATTACACCATCAAGATTACTATCAAAATTGGCTAAAGAATTGAAACTATCAACTTGCGATGAATAGGGAAGCTGCGAACCAATTAATTCAGTCCCATTGTCAATTAGTCCATTGCCGTTCAAGTCAATGCCCAATATACCGTCATTACCAGAAACCCATGCAATCCTACTAGCAAAGCCGGAGTTGCTTAGATCTAGATAAAAACCAGTAGCGAGAGTACTTGTCTCAATGCCATTGCCGTCTAAATCTAGTATTAGAGGATCGGTCCCTTGAGTTTGGGTAGCGTTGTTTATCCGTGCTCGAATTTCTCTAGAATCATGACTTTTTTTCCATGGTTCATCCCAGCAGCTTCTCACTGCGGTGGTAGGCCAACTACCATCTGTGGAATTCATTTTGTTAACAGCAAAATCAATTTGCTTTTGAAGCTCAATGATTGAATTTTTATATTTATCAACTATTTGGTTCGGTGTTAGTCCGGAATAGGTGCTATGGGTTACGTCACCTCTGCCATTTTGAATCTCCGACATAGCCATGTGGAGATCGGCCACGAATCCACCTTCGTTCGAACCATCATCATGATAGGCACTTAGATCATCGGCTCCAGGAGTTTCCGCAGCATCGCGCGTTAGGGCATCTCTGAATTGTTGTGTATCGGAATAATTGCTTCGTCCATTTTGTTCGCCGAGGATATCATTTAACGCATGACCCACTTCATGGGGCACCGTGCTATCTGAGAAGCCACTGTCGCTCAGAGACATATCAGACTGATCTTGTTCAGGACACGGGCGTGTCTTTCCGTTATCGTTATTTGAAATTGGTTCAATCCGAATACTGTCATATCCAGCTTTTTGTAGCAGCTTCCTAATGTTTGGATTGATCCCATTCAGCGCTCTAGTAGCTTTTTTAGGTACATCTTGCTCACCAAATGGTGCTGTTGACTCTTCCGCCTCAATTACAATGCCATCTACTATTGCTACTGCTACTGTTGCCATTTATTAATCCTTACGAAGCTCGCCCTTAACCTTGAGTATGAAATATAGTTAATATAGTTTAATTTCGCAGAGAGCTGAGAAGTTCTTTGCACTTCTTTATGTGGTTCTTTTTGAACCATTCATCAGTGGTACCAATTGCTGTTACCCCCTCTGGTAATGCAATTGTTTGATTTACAACGCTAACCGCTTCTTTATCCATATTGTTCTTGTGATAAAGGACGGC
The genomic region above belongs to Vicinamibacterales bacterium and contains:
- a CDS encoding calcium-binding protein, whose amino-acid sequence is MATVAVAIVDGIVIEAEESTAPFGEQDVPKKATRALNGINPNIRKLLQKAGYDSIRIEPISNNDNGKTRPCPEQDQSDMSLSDSGFSDSTVPHEVGHALNDILGEQNGRSNYSDTQQFRDALTRDAAETPGADDLSAYHDDGSNEGGFVADLHMAMSEIQNGRGDVTHSTYSGLTPNQIVDKYKNSIIELQKQIDFAVNKMNSTDGSWPTTAVRSCWDEPWKKSHDSREIRARINNATQTQGTDPLILDLDGNGIETSTLATGFYLDLSNSGFASRIAWVSGNDGILGIDLNGNGLIDNGTELIGSQLPYSSQVDSFNSLANFDSNLDGVIDASDESFSQLIVQKADGFNQSLSELGITSISLAKNSTNLVDASGNTQISVSTFTYAGGTSSSIASYLLQQDTADTHQRELLTLSSEIDALPSAAGSGFVSSLSQAMQADTTGQLQSVLNSFLNESNLEIQDKLLDQLLAKWTGSENAPNVLHMDGKVFGVIKKFAGVSELTFPGTGSAPGFEHQLILEPIYTEIKDFVYGQLMFDNGPLSDISSILAADAFYNQTTEQPNYNLDGVASYLINLETSDASTAALKTAEFLRSLRGLGLLDVSNFQNFYDTISLSSPSLKSVIDAFGVNPVYHLDGTTIDRSGVTIDETVTSFGNSSYVLLGSGNVIYNGSGSNTWLTTQTGAYDINVGGGLNYIYLGSGSANISAEGAGTTNIQGNIGDNQLNFGQGTGVMNFKAGNVNLQPHTDSVSFGTGLDFSSVALSAQGSDLIVQFGQSTSDQLILRGELAQSAAKQISSYSFANGTTLTAEQFGQAGLTFEASGSTVSYDHSGSYVRETINLSGSNSTLRIGTVENTVNVSGNSDFIYGGNSNNTYNVIGSSNTILAGSGDNTVNSAGFNNQIFLGSTVAGVSGIGDNTVLDTGVGNQFWFNPGSTQTGSANITVGTNAGINLGTGHVDVNVGLGTGTTVIRRTGPAYTPGDSDTVNFGAGITQSSLYFWSPPVASGAVTQYDLNIDIASGEKIVLNAGLAGGAQRVETFTFSDGSILTLDQVLSQGVHVIAFTDPFFGGPFIDRRFATWKEITTVIGDNGQLYEGSGNDAIEDRGNNNYINAGAGDNTIIAGNNSTIVSNFGTNAITIRAGSGTTIIQENGALGGAFNNGNDTLIFGAGITEDNILASFTSETTLQIDLSTGEQVIIEGETLDPFGIRQVSTFTFAGGQSLTVQQLLDISVLAINNSLDNVTIDRSGSTVNERINNSGHFDTILFGAGTTTLNDTGSDNLVYVGTGLANINASSNSSIFGGAGDATITVASGVSGLQIFEQTAGSGANGYDSVVLSGAVSVDEFTLSSAGKDLTLTDSLGAAVLTLKDGLDASAVAKSISDFAFSDGSHVAFNDLIQRGVNVSDSSSDATVDRSFSAAKEIITHTGSNGTFLLGSGDVTMSVGTNDIIHSGSGSSAFNIAEGSGSTTIIEDAQSVNSSAGDLIQLLNLADTNQVTVRASGSDFTLGFAPGDTVTLVNQLDGAGLKNIGAFINSDGSILVDSAEIQQIADASRSTAGDDVLTGSRFGDQINGGDGNDTIAAGLSNDDLSGGLGDDILSGDAGNDFLYGDDGDDTLNGGSGEDILNGYVGADTLNGNDGNDVLVGGLGNDFSSGGIGDDTYVFNLGDGVDTIDDGAGVLGGGNDAIELGALRPNVLFAAEGEDLRISFTQSAESVLVQGFLSADTSRHIELVKFSDGSNISYADIVTLVSTPPGQDIYGTSGNDTLAGTIGADRIYGQNGHDTINAGAGDDLAYGGNGNDALNGQDGNDTLFGEAGVDTLHGGIGMDALDGGSGNDFLYGNEGDDNLLGGTGIDDLNGGDGNDSLDGGSGNDFLYGNNGNDVLAGGAGVDYLEGGVGADSLDGGTGNDTLYGMDDNDILVGGGGNDTLDGGDGDDNLDGGSGADFLYGMAGNDVLSGGTGIDTIDGGIGDDTISGGTGNDVLLGGDGIDHIDGGVGSDDIHGGAGDDILIGAGGNDTIAGDDGNDSIYGDTGNDILTGGTGNDYLEGKNGVDTLSGSTGDDSLVGGYGNDTYLFSQGDGVDTVNDQGRVSDHMDTIRFGTGITTQDVAFYMQGSDLYLSQGAGDVIKITDQASTTSKIEKFELADGHFAGSADINLLIQQMVAFDQDHTEVDITSVNDVRNN